Proteins encoded together in one Psychrobacter sanguinis window:
- the nqrM gene encoding (Na+)-NQR maturation NqrM, which translates to MLEQLLPIFGITFAVFVLFFLMMGIGYMVKKEPLRGSCGRVANLMGDETCQFCGDDPNKCDKINEDTKLNAKKASELGKSAV; encoded by the coding sequence ATGCTCGAGCAACTGCTTCCCATTTTCGGTATTACTTTTGCCGTATTCGTCCTATTCTTTTTAATGATGGGTATCGGATACATGGTTAAAAAAGAACCATTACGTGGCTCATGTGGTCGTGTGGCCAATCTAATGGGTGACGAAACCTGCCAGTTTTGTGGTGACGATCCCAACAAGTGTGACAAAATCAATGAAGACACCAAGCTCAATGCCAAAAAAGCCTCTGAACTCGGTAAATCTGCAGTTTAG
- a CDS encoding MFS transporter: MSNPTPPSAASSSTPSAQTPRAVFWLVVIAILLMASNMRSPIVALGSIAPVVQDALNLNATHIGWLGAIPMLMFALGALISPSIGKRYGLENTLIGVVMVLTAGIIMRSTWVSWHGFLIGTILLSLAIGFANTLVAPVIKQRTPDNIALVTGLFSLTMSVMSGVISGVVYPLTEQVGWQWALGGWAILGIAALIAWIVLRVKLGSSHKVPTADLTADEVTQESTSIWKSALAWQLAIFMGLQSLLFYTVAAFLPSIWISKGLTEVEAGSMGSIFQFMAPIAIIGMTWLIRRGMKIQIVAIGSTLLNVIGLIGIAYLSPDLAWLWTSIMGLGCAVIFTLCIMLFSLRTYTPNQASKLSGMAQTIAYLVAFAGPFGAGWLYEQTNSWDGPLLFILILTLINVIIAWLASRPIMIDGKPA, from the coding sequence ATGTCTAACCCTACTCCCCCCTCTGCTGCCTCAAGCTCTACACCTTCGGCACAAACACCACGCGCTGTCTTTTGGTTGGTGGTTATTGCCATATTACTGATGGCTAGTAATATGCGCTCGCCTATTGTGGCGTTAGGCTCTATCGCTCCAGTAGTACAAGACGCCTTAAACCTGAATGCCACGCATATTGGTTGGCTCGGTGCTATTCCAATGCTGATGTTTGCGTTAGGCGCTTTAATATCTCCGAGTATCGGCAAACGCTATGGCTTAGAAAACACCTTAATCGGGGTAGTAATGGTACTGACTGCCGGCATTATTATGCGCTCGACTTGGGTGAGTTGGCATGGGTTCTTAATCGGCACAATTTTATTATCGCTTGCCATCGGCTTTGCCAATACTTTAGTTGCTCCCGTGATTAAGCAGCGTACTCCTGATAATATCGCTTTGGTAACTGGCCTATTTAGCTTAACCATGTCAGTGATGTCTGGGGTCATCTCTGGGGTGGTCTATCCGTTAACCGAACAGGTAGGCTGGCAATGGGCGTTAGGCGGCTGGGCGATATTGGGCATTGCCGCTCTAATCGCTTGGATTGTATTGCGTGTTAAGCTTGGCTCTTCGCACAAAGTACCTACTGCTGATTTGACAGCAGATGAGGTGACCCAAGAATCTACTTCTATCTGGAAGTCGGCCTTAGCGTGGCAGTTGGCGATCTTTATGGGTTTGCAGTCTTTGCTATTTTATACCGTAGCCGCCTTTTTGCCCTCGATATGGATTAGCAAAGGATTGACCGAGGTAGAAGCCGGTAGCATGGGCTCTATTTTCCAGTTTATGGCGCCTATTGCCATCATCGGTATGACCTGGCTGATTCGCCGGGGTATGAAAATACAAATTGTGGCCATTGGCTCTACTTTACTGAACGTCATAGGTTTGATCGGTATTGCTTATCTGTCACCTGACTTAGCGTGGCTGTGGACCTCTATCATGGGCTTAGGCTGTGCGGTTATATTTACCTTATGCATCATGCTGTTTTCACTGCGTACCTATACTCCAAACCAAGCCAGTAAGTTGTCAGGTATGGCACAGACCATCGCCTATTTGGTTGCTTTTGCAGGTCCTTTTGGGGCAGGCTGGCTGTACGAACAAACCAATAGCTGGGATGGGCCCTTATTATTTATATTAATACTTACTCTGATCAACGTCATTATTGCTTGGCTCGCCAGTCGTCCTATAATGATTGACGGCAAGCCTGCTTAG